A single window of Undibacterium sp. 5I1 DNA harbors:
- a CDS encoding ATP-binding protein, translated as MTQLDQFLIRAEQVLNRLETLLPPVMPVPDFSLATAFRWRKRGGSGSSAAYLQAVRHASHIALSDLHNIANQKHQIEQNTLQFVNGKPANNVLLTGARGTGKSSLIKACLNQFADQGLRLIEVDKSDLADLPDIVDLVAERQERFIIFCDDLSFEDGEAGYKALKVALDGSIATQSDNVLIYATSNRRHLLPEKMSDNASYTHGDDGDLHPGETVEEKISLSERFGLWVSFYPFKQDDYLNIVAHWLGSMGCNAEQITAARGDALRWALQRGSRSGRVAWQFARDYAGKLA; from the coding sequence ATGACTCAATTAGATCAATTTTTAATCCGTGCCGAGCAGGTATTAAACCGTTTAGAAACACTATTACCACCTGTAATGCCTGTGCCAGATTTTTCCTTGGCGACGGCATTTCGCTGGCGCAAGCGCGGCGGCAGCGGCAGTAGCGCAGCCTATTTGCAAGCGGTGCGTCATGCGTCTCATATTGCCTTAAGCGATCTGCATAACATCGCTAATCAGAAGCATCAGATAGAGCAAAATACTTTGCAATTCGTGAATGGCAAACCTGCCAATAATGTGTTGCTAACAGGCGCGCGTGGCACGGGTAAGTCGTCTTTAATCAAAGCTTGCCTGAACCAATTTGCCGATCAGGGTTTGCGTTTGATTGAGGTGGATAAATCGGATCTGGCCGATTTGCCGGATATTGTCGATCTGGTGGCGGAACGTCAAGAGCGCTTTATCATTTTTTGCGATGATCTGTCATTTGAAGACGGCGAAGCAGGTTACAAGGCGTTGAAGGTTGCACTCGATGGCAGCATCGCGACGCAGTCTGATAATGTGCTGATCTATGCGACCTCAAATCGGCGCCATTTGTTGCCGGAGAAGATGTCGGATAACGCTAGTTATACCCATGGTGATGATGGTGATCTGCATCCCGGTGAGACGGTGGAAGAGAAAATCTCTTTGTCCGAGCGCTTTGGCCTGTGGGTGTCGTTTTATCCGTTTAAGCAAGATGATTACCTCAACATCGTGGCGCATTGGTTGGGCAGCATGGGTTGTAACGCCGAGCAAATTACCGCAGCACGCGGTGATGCTTTGCGCTGGGCTTTGCAACGGGGATCGCGCTCGGGCCGTGTCGCCTGGCAATTTGCCCGTGATTACGCAGGCAAGTTAGCCTAA
- a CDS encoding NUDIX domain-containing protein: protein MTKPPIDVAVGILMKPNGDVLLGQRPAGKPYEGYWEFPGGKVEAGEDILAALKREFVEELGVHIQTAEPWCGVEHIYPHAHVRLHFYISRDWQGEPQSLEDQAFAWQGSVAVSPLLPATIPLLEWLDVLRAELVVRQA, encoded by the coding sequence ATGACAAAACCCCCGATTGATGTTGCTGTTGGTATTTTGATGAAACCCAACGGTGACGTCTTGCTCGGACAGCGTCCGGCTGGCAAGCCGTATGAAGGTTACTGGGAGTTCCCAGGCGGTAAAGTTGAGGCGGGCGAAGATATTCTGGCTGCGCTGAAGCGCGAGTTTGTCGAGGAATTGGGTGTGCATATCCAGACGGCTGAGCCTTGGTGCGGAGTAGAGCATATTTATCCGCATGCTCATGTCCGGCTACATTTTTATATTAGCCGCGACTGGCAAGGCGAGCCACAAAGTCTGGAAGATCAGGCATTTGCCTGGCAGGGGAGTGTGGCTGTGTCCCCATTATTGCCAGCAACGATCCCGCTGCTAGAATGGTTAGATGTTTTGCGGGCAGAGTTGGTAGTCCGCCAAGCCTGA
- the alr gene encoding alanine racemase produces the protein MQLIAEQSAEYSVKHSGAAGRAGAVLTINLQALRYNYRFLQNKLGRARCGAAVKADAYGLGAVRVALALQEEGCRDFFVAHLDEAIALRPHLLKDSMLYVMHGPPVGYEAEFLEHACTPVLNSLEQIAAWRRLAQAKQTSLLAFIQVDTGMSRMGLSTKEVNAWIADPSLTQGIAISHLMSHLACAEDQQHPMNQQQLQTFKTLRAQLPACAASLANSSGIFLGSDFHFNLARPGAALYGVAPVAGQANPLKAVALLQGKIIQIRDIPAGTGVGYSLTYRSQQPRKIATVAVGYADGWMRSLSNRGVAYIAGQPAPMVGNVSMDTITLDVSDIAPESLYPGAAVDLLSATNTVDMVAKLAGTIGYEILTSLGQRYYREYTDAVSSGSSSSSLSIDSELQHQKSQHKVTSHSGTVNTDAIKGEAQ, from the coding sequence ATGCAGCTAATAGCAGAACAGTCAGCGGAATATTCAGTAAAACATTCTGGAGCAGCTGGACGTGCCGGCGCCGTGCTGACAATTAATCTGCAAGCTCTGCGCTATAACTATCGCTTTCTTCAAAACAAACTAGGGCGGGCTCGATGCGGCGCAGCCGTTAAAGCAGATGCCTATGGTCTGGGCGCTGTAAGAGTCGCCTTAGCTTTGCAAGAAGAAGGCTGCCGAGATTTTTTTGTGGCACATCTTGATGAGGCAATTGCACTCCGTCCCCACTTGTTAAAAGACAGCATGTTGTATGTCATGCACGGGCCGCCAGTGGGATATGAGGCTGAATTTTTAGAACACGCCTGTACACCCGTTTTAAATAGTTTGGAGCAAATCGCCGCATGGCGTCGCCTTGCTCAGGCCAAACAAACCTCCTTGCTTGCATTTATTCAAGTCGATACAGGTATGTCGCGCATGGGCTTATCGACTAAAGAGGTCAATGCCTGGATTGCTGATCCCTCCTTAACCCAAGGCATTGCTATTAGTCACCTGATGAGTCACCTGGCTTGCGCCGAAGATCAGCAGCATCCAATGAATCAGCAGCAATTACAGACCTTTAAAACCCTGCGCGCTCAATTGCCCGCTTGCGCCGCTAGCTTGGCAAACTCTTCCGGTATTTTTTTAGGCTCTGACTTTCACTTCAATCTTGCTCGTCCCGGTGCTGCTTTATATGGCGTAGCACCCGTTGCCGGGCAAGCAAATCCTTTGAAGGCAGTCGCTTTATTGCAAGGCAAAATCATCCAGATTCGCGATATTCCTGCAGGTACTGGCGTTGGCTACAGTCTGACGTATCGCAGTCAGCAGCCGCGCAAGATTGCGACCGTGGCCGTTGGTTATGCCGATGGCTGGATGCGTAGCCTGAGCAACCGTGGCGTGGCATATATCGCTGGCCAGCCTGCGCCTATGGTCGGCAATGTGTCAATGGATACGATTACGCTGGATGTCAGCGATATTGCCCCGGAGAGTTTATATCCTGGTGCAGCGGTAGACCTGCTATCTGCTACTAACACAGTCGATATGGTTGCCAAACTGGCTGGCACGATCGGCTATGAAATCCTGACCAGTCTGGGGCAGCGTTATTATCGTGAATATACCGATGCCGTTTCTTCTGGATCTTCCAGCTCAAGTTTGTCTATCGATTCCGAATTACAGCATCAAAAATCTCAGCATAAAGTAACAAGTCATTCCGGCACTGTCAATACAGACGCCATTAAGGGAGAAGCACAATGA
- a CDS encoding D-amino acid dehydrogenase, protein MKVVILGAGVIGTASAYYLAKAGHEVTVIERQPAAALETSYANAGEVSPGYSAPWAGPGVPMKAIKWLMMKHSPLAIRPSLDPHMWRWVTQMLFNCTTKRYEINKGRMLRMAEYSRDTLQELRAETGIHYDERTQGTLQLFRNQAQVEAAQADIAILKSYGVPYELLDKAACLAVEPALKHVQEKFIGALRLPGDETGDCFKFTQNLAKLAEDLGAQFKYGVSIEKLLHEGDKITGVKTSAGTFQGDSYVLALGSYSPILLRELGIKIPVYPIKGYSITVPITDVSGAPESTVMDETYKVAITRLGDRIRVGGTAEITGYDLRLREDRRATLVHSVTDLFPHGGDVEKAEFWTGLRPMTPDGTPIVGPTPYRNLYLNTGHGTLGWTMSCGSGRFIADVVSNKRPAISTEGLYMDRYGSVNRPIIVSKELQA, encoded by the coding sequence ATGAAAGTAGTCATACTCGGCGCAGGTGTGATTGGTACGGCATCGGCTTATTATCTGGCGAAGGCGGGGCATGAGGTTACGGTCATAGAGCGTCAGCCTGCTGCAGCTCTGGAAACCAGTTATGCCAATGCAGGTGAGGTTTCTCCTGGTTATTCGGCACCGTGGGCTGGTCCTGGTGTGCCAATGAAAGCTATTAAATGGCTAATGATGAAACACAGTCCGCTGGCGATACGTCCTAGTTTAGATCCTCATATGTGGCGCTGGGTAACCCAGATGCTGTTTAATTGCACAACCAAGCGCTACGAAATCAACAAAGGTCGTATGTTGCGGATGGCAGAATATAGCCGTGACACTTTGCAAGAATTACGTGCCGAGACAGGTATCCATTACGACGAGCGCACCCAAGGCACTTTGCAATTGTTCCGGAATCAGGCTCAGGTGGAGGCAGCGCAAGCAGATATCGCTATTTTAAAAAGTTATGGCGTGCCGTATGAGTTACTGGATAAAGCAGCGTGTCTGGCAGTGGAGCCAGCTTTAAAGCATGTGCAAGAGAAGTTTATCGGTGCTTTGCGTTTGCCCGGCGATGAGACTGGCGATTGCTTTAAATTTACTCAAAATCTAGCCAAATTGGCTGAGGATTTGGGAGCCCAGTTTAAGTACGGCGTAAGCATAGAAAAATTGCTGCATGAGGGCGATAAAATCACTGGTGTGAAAACCTCAGCAGGTACTTTTCAGGGTGATTCTTATGTACTTGCTCTTGGCAGTTATTCGCCAATATTACTACGTGAGCTGGGTATTAAAATCCCTGTTTATCCGATCAAAGGTTATTCAATCACTGTCCCTATCACCGATGTGTCAGGCGCACCGGAATCCACCGTGATGGATGAAACCTATAAGGTCGCGATTACGAGACTGGGAGATCGTATCCGCGTTGGCGGCACGGCTGAAATTACTGGTTATGACTTGCGACTGCGTGAAGATCGCCGTGCAACGCTGGTGCACTCTGTTACCGATTTATTCCCGCATGGCGGCGATGTAGAAAAGGCCGAATTCTGGACTGGTCTGCGTCCGATGACGCCAGATGGCACGCCAATTGTTGGTCCCACACCTTATCGTAATTTGTATCTTAATACTGGTCATGGCACCTTAGGTTGGACGATGTCTTGTGGCTCTGGCCGCTTCATCGCTGATGTCGTATCCAACAAACGCCCGGCAATTTCTACCGAAGGCTTGTACATGGATCGTTATGGCAGCGTCAATCGTCCCATCATTGTCTCTAAGGAGTTGCAAGCATGA